The following are from one region of the Sphingobium sp. TKS genome:
- a CDS encoding tyrosine-protein phosphatase — translation MKLQTTLPLIALLFVSTAHAAPVEAPLVTRTAPDTLTISWTGREPVDIFLSDDPGAKPNDAKLVSKEDRDGTETVKVAAGERAYFLLKGHKSGDMVRVAERVLPLQQGSNFRDIGGYPAAEGKHVRWGLIYRSGGQPLLTDADVQQIHALKLANLVDLRSSEERVIAPTRIDAVPYQAVGYSMLTLTGGGAPKNGQGVYRNMPAMMAPQLRLIFQDLLARKGAIAYNCSAGQDRTGFVTAMILSALGVPRDTIVADYHLSTTYRRPEWEMPKIDTAAQANNPVAMFFAKYQQNPAAAKPQPLKDADGTPFLSHAFNEIDSRWGSVENYLEQEIGLTKLDLASLRAGYLE, via the coding sequence ATGAAGCTTCAGACCACCTTGCCCCTGATCGCGCTGCTGTTTGTCAGCACGGCCCATGCCGCGCCTGTCGAGGCTCCGCTGGTGACGCGGACGGCCCCAGACACTCTGACGATCAGCTGGACCGGTCGGGAACCTGTCGACATTTTTCTCTCCGATGATCCCGGCGCAAAGCCGAACGATGCGAAATTGGTGTCCAAGGAGGATCGCGACGGCACGGAAACGGTGAAGGTAGCAGCCGGCGAACGTGCCTATTTCCTGCTGAAGGGCCACAAGTCGGGCGATATGGTGCGCGTCGCGGAGCGCGTGCTGCCCCTGCAACAGGGATCGAACTTCCGCGACATTGGCGGTTATCCGGCCGCCGAAGGCAAGCATGTCCGCTGGGGTCTGATCTATCGTTCCGGCGGTCAGCCGCTTCTGACCGACGCGGATGTGCAGCAGATCCACGCGCTCAAGCTCGCGAACCTGGTCGATTTGCGGTCGAGCGAGGAGCGGGTGATCGCCCCTACCCGTATCGACGCTGTGCCCTATCAGGCCGTCGGCTATTCGATGCTGACGTTGACTGGCGGCGGCGCACCGAAAAATGGGCAGGGTGTCTATCGTAACATGCCGGCCATGATGGCGCCGCAATTGCGTTTGATTTTCCAGGATCTGCTCGCCCGAAAGGGGGCCATCGCCTATAATTGTTCGGCGGGACAGGACCGCACCGGCTTCGTCACGGCAATGATTTTGTCCGCCCTGGGCGTTCCGCGCGATACGATCGTCGCCGACTATCATCTCTCGACCACCTACAGGCGGCCAGAATGGGAAATGCCCAAGATCGACACCGCCGCCCAGGCGAACAATCCGGTTGCCATGTTTTTCGCGAAATATCAGCAGAACCCGGCAGCGGCTAAACCGCAGCCTCTGAAGGACGCCGACGGCACCCCATTTCTCAGCCATGCATTTAACGAGATCGATAGCCGATGGGGTTCGGTGGAAAACTATCTCGAACAAGAGATCGGTTTAACAAAGCTGGACCTGGCATCTCTCCGAGCTGGTTACCTCGAGTAG
- a CDS encoding TonB-dependent receptor: MISMRSRVALTASSLIFVALSTTHAGAADAVAADASLDDSGLAMVVVTAQKRPESLQATPISISVMRGEDLINRHVTSLVDLGDGSIPSLKIAPFYSRSSALVVNIRGIGVLSDANQPARDQGVGVYIDGVYLGRAQGLGTALFDIENVEVLKGPQGTLFGRNTEGGAVNIITRKPSGELHMNATGGIGNFGAYKGEMHLDLPSFNDIAVKIDGVVAHRDPLVKNPLSGADGFNQYDKRGLHVEALWKPSSDFSADYSFDISKDESTSLYLNLVAPGTNTRAAIATVQPDRVRTANVGVPLQPSVGNVHGHRLTLEWQAVPELTLKSISSYRKLRQSQFDNASASTSMSSPAASLAANAAGGFTNFQFARYSLAHFWQNQRSQELQAIGDVGRVRFVAGALYYREHVSDNAQAYNTNMFTNAAGSAYTVLSLDPAAQRIDRASHVTTKSIGAFGQATWTPDILNDAVHLTGGLRWTRDSKHGALEIVNGALPVNRNGVSGEIGLDASWSRVDPMVNLAIDLSQDMHVYGKWSTGYKSGGANSRSQEYDPFNPESVSIFEIGAKTEFFDNHGRFNIAAYAGTYKNIQVDFSRPYETGGVRQTRTTLSTVNAPGEGGVHGIEAELTVNPLEGLTLSASYAYQYVRIPSTVNPYPNATGVISPTVVPIYQTYTPKYAASGAIDYELPMNGFTIRAHLDGNYDSGFYVNANDPVYVGSGSASNVYQPIGEKAFIVNGRLAIADVETGSMDAKVSFALWARNLFNERHLFYKALSPTSGLNGFFNEPRTFGGEINLRF, encoded by the coding sequence ATGATCAGCATGCGCAGCCGGGTGGCCTTGACGGCCTCCAGCCTCATATTCGTCGCCTTGAGCACAACGCATGCGGGTGCCGCTGACGCTGTCGCGGCCGACGCGTCACTGGATGACAGCGGCCTTGCGATGGTTGTCGTCACCGCCCAGAAGCGTCCCGAAAGTCTCCAAGCCACCCCGATCTCCATCTCCGTGATGCGGGGAGAGGACTTGATCAACCGCCATGTCACGTCACTTGTCGACCTGGGCGATGGCTCCATTCCCTCCCTGAAGATCGCGCCCTTCTACTCACGCAGTTCCGCGCTGGTCGTGAACATCCGGGGCATCGGCGTGCTGTCGGACGCCAACCAGCCTGCGCGCGATCAGGGCGTCGGCGTCTATATCGACGGCGTCTATCTGGGCCGCGCCCAGGGTCTGGGCACGGCGCTGTTCGACATCGAGAATGTCGAAGTGTTGAAGGGCCCCCAAGGCACCCTGTTCGGACGCAACACCGAAGGCGGCGCCGTCAATATCATCACCAGGAAGCCGAGCGGCGAACTGCACATGAACGCCACGGGCGGCATCGGCAATTTCGGCGCCTATAAGGGCGAGATGCATCTGGATCTGCCGTCGTTCAACGATATCGCGGTCAAGATCGACGGCGTGGTCGCACATCGCGACCCGCTGGTGAAAAACCCGCTCTCCGGCGCCGATGGCTTCAACCAATATGACAAGCGCGGCCTGCATGTCGAAGCGCTCTGGAAGCCCTCGTCCGATTTCAGCGCTGACTATTCCTTCGACATCTCGAAGGATGAATCGACCTCGCTCTACCTCAACCTGGTCGCGCCCGGTACCAACACGCGCGCTGCGATCGCCACCGTCCAGCCTGATCGCGTGCGTACCGCCAATGTCGGCGTGCCGTTGCAGCCGAGCGTTGGCAATGTGCACGGCCATCGCCTGACGCTTGAATGGCAGGCCGTGCCCGAACTGACGCTGAAGTCGATCAGCTCGTATCGCAAGTTGCGCCAGAGCCAATTTGACAATGCGTCCGCCTCGACCTCCATGTCCTCGCCCGCCGCGTCGTTGGCCGCGAACGCTGCTGGCGGCTTCACCAACTTTCAGTTTGCCCGCTACAGCCTTGCGCATTTCTGGCAAAATCAGCGAAGCCAGGAATTGCAGGCGATCGGCGATGTCGGCCGGGTTAGGTTCGTCGCCGGCGCGCTCTACTATCGCGAACATGTGTCGGACAATGCGCAGGCGTACAACACCAACATGTTCACCAACGCCGCTGGATCTGCCTACACGGTCCTTTCGCTCGATCCCGCCGCGCAGCGGATCGACCGCGCCAGCCATGTCACGACGAAGAGCATCGGCGCCTTCGGCCAGGCGACCTGGACGCCCGACATCCTGAACGACGCCGTACACCTTACCGGCGGCCTGCGCTGGACCAGGGACAGCAAGCATGGCGCGCTGGAGATCGTGAACGGCGCGCTGCCTGTGAATCGCAACGGCGTGTCCGGCGAGATCGGGCTGGACGCCAGCTGGTCGCGGGTCGACCCGATGGTCAATCTCGCCATCGATCTCAGCCAGGACATGCATGTCTACGGCAAATGGTCAACCGGCTACAAATCAGGTGGAGCCAATTCTCGCTCGCAGGAATATGACCCTTTCAACCCGGAATCGGTGTCCATCTTCGAAATTGGCGCGAAGACTGAGTTTTTCGACAATCACGGGCGTTTTAACATCGCCGCCTATGCCGGAACCTACAAAAATATCCAGGTCGACTTCAGCCGACCTTATGAAACCGGCGGCGTGCGCCAGACGCGTACCACGCTGTCGACGGTGAACGCGCCGGGCGAGGGCGGCGTGCACGGCATCGAGGCGGAACTGACGGTCAATCCGCTGGAGGGCCTGACGCTGTCGGCTTCCTACGCCTATCAATATGTCCGCATCCCCTCGACGGTGAACCCCTATCCGAATGCGACGGGCGTCATCAGCCCGACCGTGGTGCCGATCTATCAGACCTATACGCCCAAATATGCGGCCAGCGGCGCGATCGATTACGAGCTACCGATGAACGGCTTCACCATCCGCGCGCATCTGGACGGCAATTATGACTCGGGCTTCTATGTCAATGCCAACGACCCGGTCTATGTCGGTTCGGGCAGCGCATCGAATGTCTATCAGCCGATCGGCGAAAAAGCCTTCATCGTGAATGGCCGCCTCGCGATCGCCGACGTGGAGACAGGCAGTATGGACGCGAAGGTCAGCTTCGCGCTGTGGGCACGCAATCTCTTCAACGAACGGCATCTGTTCTACAAAGCGCTCAGCCCGACCTCGGGCCTCAATGGTTTCTTCAACGAGCCACGCACCTTTGGCGGCGAGATCAATCTTCGCTTCTAA